One Thunnus maccoyii chromosome 14, fThuMac1.1, whole genome shotgun sequence genomic window carries:
- the itsn1 gene encoding intersectin-1 isoform X3, with protein MAQFPTTFTGPDVFLISVDERAKHDQQFHSLSPTARGYITGDQARNFFLQSGLPPPILAQIWALADMNSDGRMDIHEFSIAMKLIKLKLQGHPLPTALPPSMKQPPLPLAPPTGFGMPPMPPLAPISTSLPGVPPLPLPPLPVGVSPPLVSSAPPPLPQPIANGAPPTGMMQPISGFSHPASSVNKSSSFNRTSTKLQKGPSFDAASSQPPLVPVDWAVPQSSRLKYRQLFNSHDKMMSGHLTGPQARTILMQSSLPQGQLATIWSLSDIDQDGKLTAEEFILAMHLIDMAMSGLPLPPVLPPDYLPPTFRRVRSDSVQSDQKSVQEEVEEETESSQEKKLPVTFEDKKRENFERGNLELEKRRQALQEQQRKEQERLAALEREEQERKERERLEQERRRQQELEKQLEKQRELERQREEERRKEIERREAAKRELERQRQLEWERQRRQELLTQRNREQESIVLLKARKKTLEFELEALNDKKTQLEGKLKDVRFRLSAQRKEVEQTNQTRETRIAEITLLQQQLQDSQQWLGRLIPDKQSLNDQLKQVQQNSLQRDSLSSLQKAVEQKETSRQQLREQLDAVERETRAKLLEIDAFNTQLKELREIHSRQQRQKQKELEGDAHTLTHTHTHIHTPSERKSAELQESRLSSEESVAWRDEAGGSVPKAPSPATSSAPHAWLNRVTQEEEERKRRGMEEEDEGRKGAGSVEEKEDEGKGKKDMQEKLTKLFSQPSDPWTSAVEKAPVPNLFDQKAPVSSFDQQQQPVKVVYYRALYPFDARSHDEISIAPGDVIMNQVCRFWPHQKRILQQQVDESQTGEPGWLGGELRGRTGWFPANYAERIPDSEAPISLRSTASATPTSAQQPMSTPPPAPGQTSSSASSANSNWADFSTTWPSNTASQSDSEGWDAWPTSSTSQNPSLSVPSAQLRQRSAFTPATMTTGSSPSPVLGQGEKVEGLQAQALYPWRAKKDNHLNFNKNEIITVLEQQDMWWLGELQTGQRGWFPKSYVKLISATMAAPAGATPRSKNPSESGVSESPPNGKRPSPSPTKPSESGEEYIAMYTYESSEQGDLSFQQGDIVMVTRKEGDWWTGMVGGKTGVFPSNYVKPRDSSSESLGPAGKTGSLGKKPEIAQVIAPYSATGAEQLTLAPGQLILIRKKNPGGWWEGELQARGKKRQIGWFPANYVKLLSPSTSKTTPTEPTPPKLAPASTALCQVIGMYDYVAQNDDELAFMKGQVITVLNKDDCDWWKGELNGREGLFPSNYVKLTTDTDPSTQ; from the exons ATGGCACAGTTCCCCACCACATTCACAG GTCCAGATGTGTTTCTGATCTCAGTGGATGAGAGAGCCAAACATGATCAGCAGTTTCACAGCCTCTCTCCAACTGCCAGGGGTTACATCACAG GCGACCAGGCCAGGAACTTCTTCCTTCAATCAGGACTGCCCCCGCCCATCCTGGCCCAAATATG GGCTCTGGCTGACATGAACAGTGACGGTCGTATGGACATCCATGAGTTCTCCATCGCCATGAAACTCATCAAACTGAAACTCCAGGGTCACCCTCTGCCCACCGCGCTACCCCCCAGTATGAAACAGCCCCCGCTGCCTTTAGCCCCACCAACCGGCTTCG GCATGCCTCCCATGCCCCCCCTGGCTCCCATCTCTACTTCTCTGCCAGGCGTGCCCCCTCTCCCCCTGCCGCCTCTCCCCGTCGGAGTGTCTCCCCCGCTCGTCTCATCCGCCCCGCCGCCCCTCCCCCAGCCCATCGCCAACGGAGCTCCTCCCACAGGCATGATGCAGCCCATCTCAGGCTTCTCCCACCCAG CTTCCTCCGTCAACAAGTCTTCATCATTTAATCGTACAAGTACCAAGTTGCAGAAGGGGCCGTCCTTTGATGCTGCCAG TAGTCAGCCCCCCCTGGTTCCGGTTGATTGGGCTGTTCCTCAGTCCTCCAGGCTGAAGTACAGGCAGCTTTTTAACTCCCATGACAAGATGATGAGTGGACACCTCACCG GTCCCCAGGCTCGCACTATCCTGATGCAGTCCAGTCTTCCTCAGGGCCAGCTGGCCACGATATG GAGTCTATCAGATATCGACCAGGATGGAAAGCTAACAGCTGAGGAGTTTATCTTGGCCATGCACCTCATAGACATGGCTATGTCCGGTCTACCGCTACCCCCTGTGTTACCACCAGATTACCTCCCACCTACATTCAG GCGTGTACGTAGTGACAGTGTTCAGTCGGACCAGAAGAGCGtccaggaggaggtggaagaagAGACGGAAAGCAGCCAGGAAAAGAAACTACCAG TGACGTTCGAGGATAAGAAGAGGGAGAACTTCGAGCGAGGAAACCTGGAGTTGGAGAAGAGACGTCAGGCtctgcaggagcagcagaggaaagaaCAGGAGAGGCTGGCGGCgctggagagagaggaacaggAGAGAAAG GAGCGCGAGAGActggagcaggagaggagaCGACAACAGGAATTAGAAAAACAgctggagaaacagagagagctggagaggcagagagaagaagagagacgcAAAGAGATCGAGAGGAGAGAG GCTGCGAAGCGGGAGTTGGAGCGTCAGCGTCAGTTGGAGTGGGAGCGTCAACGTCGTCAGGAGCTCCTGACTCAAAgaaacagagagcaggagagtatCGTGCTGCTCAAAGCCAGGAAGAAGACCCTGGAGTTTGAACTGGAGGCTCTG AACGACAAGAAGACGCAGTTGGAGGGTAAACTGAAGGACGTCCGGTTTCGTTTGTCCGCTCAGAGGAAAGAGGTGGAGCAGACCAATCAGACCAGGGAAACACGCATCGCTGAAATCACACTGTTACAACAGCAGCTGCAA gACTCCCAGCAGTGGTTGGGGAGGCTAATTCCTGATAAACAGAGTCTCAACGACCAGCTGAAACAGGTTCAACAGAACAGCCTCCAAC GTGATAGTCTGTCATCCCTGCAGAAGGCCGTGGAGCAGAAGGagaccagcagacagcagctcagaGAACAGCTGGATGCTGTGGAGAGAGAAACCAGGGCCAAACTGCTAGAAATAGATGCTTTCAACACCCAGCTGAAG GAGCTGAGGGAAATCCACAGCcggcagcagagacagaaacagaaggaGCTGGAAggagacgcacacacactgacacacacacacactcacatacacaccccGAGCGAGAGAAAGTCTGCTGAACTGCAGGAAAGCAG gtTGTCATCAGAGGAAAGCGTAGCCTGGAGGGATGAAGCTGGAGGCTCCGTCCCAAAAGCTCCTAGCCCCGCCACCAGCTCCGCGCCACACGCCTGGCTAAACAGAGTGACtcaagaagaggaggagaggaagaggagagggatggaggaggaggacgaaggCCGGAAGGGAGCGGGATCAGTAGAAGAGAAGGAGGACGAGGGGAAAGGGAAGAAAGACATGCAGGAGAAACTGACCAAGTTATTCAGCCAGCCGAGCGACCCCTGGActtcagcag TAGAAAAGGCTCCGGTACCCAATCTGTTTGACCAGAAGGCTCCAGTCAGCAGCTtcgaccagcagcagcagccggtgAAGGTGGTCTACTACAGGGCTCTTTATCCATTCGACGCTCGCAGCCATGACGAGATCAGTATCGCCCCTGGAGATGTAATCATG AACCAGGTCTGCAGATTTTGGCCCCATCAGAAAAGGATCCTTCAACAgcaa GTGGATGAGTCGCAGACAGGAGAGCCTGGTTGGCTGGGAGGAGAGCTCAGGGGGCGGACCGGTTGGTTTCCGGCCAATTACGCAGAACGGATACCCGACAGCGAAGCTCCGATCAGCCTGCGATCCACAGCCTCTGCAACCCCGACCTCAGCCCAGCAGCCAATGAGCACGCCTCCCCCAGCACCTGGACAGACCTCCTCCTCCGCATCCTCCGCCAACAGTAACTGGGCCGACTTCAGCACCAC TTGGCCCTCAAAtacagccagccaatcagacagCGAGGGATGGGACGCCTGGCCGACCTCTTCAACCAGTCAGAATCCATCGCTCAGCGTTCCCTCGGCGCAGCTACGGCAACGCTCCGCCTTCACACCCGCCACCATGACGACAggctcctctccttctcctgtgCTGGGACAG GGGGAGAAGGTGGAGGGTCTTCAGGCTCAGGCCTTGTATCCCTGGAGAGCCAAGAAGGACAACCACCTCAACTTCAACAAAAACGAG ATAATAACCGTGTTGGAGCAGCAGGACATGTGGTGGTTAGGAGAACTGCAGACCGGACAAAGAGGCTGGTTCCCCAAAAGTTACGTCAAGCTCATCTCTGCCACTATGGCGGCCCCAGCCGGCGCCACGCCACGCAGCAAAAACCCTAG TGAATCTGGAGTGTCAGAAAGTCCACCCAATGGAAAACGCCCCTCGCCTTCCCCGACCAAACCCTCCGAGTCTGGAGAAG AGTACATAGCCATGTACACCTACGAGAGCAGTGAACAGGGCGACCTGAGTTTCCAGCAAGGAGATATCGTCATGGTGACCAGGAAAGAAGGGGATTGGTGGACGGGCATGGTCGGGGGCAAGACCGGAGTCTTCCCGTCCAATTACGTCAAACCGCGGGACTCATCCTCAGAG TCTTTGGGACCAGCAGGGAAGACGGGCAGCCTGGGGAAGAAACCAG AGATTGCTCAGGTCATCGCCCCCTACAGTGCAACAGGAGCAGAGCAGCTGACGTTAGCTCCAGGACAGCTCATCCTCATCAGGAAAAAGAACCCAGGGGGCTGGTGGGAGGGTGAGCTCCAG GCCCGGGGGAAAAAGCGTCAGATAGGTTGGTTCCCGGCCAACTACGTGAAGCTGCTCAGTCCCAGCACCAGCAAGACCACACCCACAGAGCCCACCCCTCCTAAACTGGCTCCTGCCAGCACAG CTCTGTGTCAGGTGATCGGCATGTACGACTACGTGGCTCAGAACGACGACGAGCTGGCCTTCATGAAGGGTCAGGTGATCACAGTGCTCAACAAGGACGACTGCGATTGGTGGAAAGGAGAGCTCAACGGGAGAGAGGGTCTGTTTCCTAGCAACTACGTCAAACTCACAACGGACACTGACCCGAGCACACAGT GA
- the itsn1 gene encoding intersectin-1 isoform X4, protein MAQFPTTFTGPDVFLISVDERAKHDQQFHSLSPTARGYITGDQARNFFLQSGLPPPILAQIWALADMNSDGRMDIHEFSIAMKLIKLKLQGHPLPTALPPSMKQPPLPLAPPTGFGMPPMPPLAPISTSLPGVPPLPLPPLPVGVSPPLVSSAPPPLPQPIANGAPPTGMMQPISGFSHPASSVNKSSSFNRTSTKLQKGPSFDAASSQPPLVPVDWAVPQSSRLKYRQLFNSHDKMMSGHLTGPQARTILMQSSLPQGQLATIWSLSDIDQDGKLTAEEFILAMHLIDMAMSGLPLPPVLPPDYLPPTFRRVRSDSVQSDQKSVQEEVEEETESSQEKKLPVTFEDKKRENFERGNLELEKRRQALQEQQRKEQERLAALEREEQERKERERLEQERRRQQELEKQLEKQRELERQREEERRKEIERREAAKRELERQRQLEWERQRRQELLTQRNREQESIVLLKARKKTLEFELEALNDKKTQLEGKLKDVRFRLSAQRKEVEQTNQTRETRIAEITLLQQQLQDSQQWLGRLIPDKQSLNDQLKQVQQNSLQRDSLSSLQKAVEQKETSRQQLREQLDAVERETRAKLLEIDAFNTQLKELREIHSRQQRQKQKELEGDAHTLTHTHTHIHTPSERKSAELQESRLSSEESVAWRDEAGGSVPKAPSPATSSAPHAWLNRVTQEEEERKRRGMEEEDEGRKGAGSVEEKEDEGKGKKDMQEKLTKLFSQPSDPWTSAVEKAPVPNLFDQKAPVSSFDQQQQPVKVVYYRALYPFDARSHDEISIAPGDVIMVDESQTGEPGWLGGELRGRTGWFPANYAERIPDSEAPISLRSTASATPTSAQQPMSTPPPAPGQTSSSASSANSNWADFSTTWPSNTASQSDSEGWDAWPTSSTSQNPSLSVPSAQLRQRSAFTPATMTTGSSPSPVLGQGEKVEGLQAQALYPWRAKKDNHLNFNKNEIITVLEQQDMWWLGELQTGQRGWFPKSYVKLISATMAAPAGATPRSKNPSESGVSESPPNGKRPSPSPTKPSESGEEYIAMYTYESSEQGDLSFQQGDIVMVTRKEGDWWTGMVGGKTGVFPSNYVKPRDSSSESLGPAGKTGSLGKKPGKRSEIAQVIAPYSATGAEQLTLAPGQLILIRKKNPGGWWEGELQARGKKRQIGWFPANYVKLLSPSTSKTTPTEPTPPKLAPASTALCQVIGMYDYVAQNDDELAFMKGQVITVLNKDDCDWWKGELNGREGLFPSNYVKLTTDTDPSTQ, encoded by the exons ATGGCACAGTTCCCCACCACATTCACAG GTCCAGATGTGTTTCTGATCTCAGTGGATGAGAGAGCCAAACATGATCAGCAGTTTCACAGCCTCTCTCCAACTGCCAGGGGTTACATCACAG GCGACCAGGCCAGGAACTTCTTCCTTCAATCAGGACTGCCCCCGCCCATCCTGGCCCAAATATG GGCTCTGGCTGACATGAACAGTGACGGTCGTATGGACATCCATGAGTTCTCCATCGCCATGAAACTCATCAAACTGAAACTCCAGGGTCACCCTCTGCCCACCGCGCTACCCCCCAGTATGAAACAGCCCCCGCTGCCTTTAGCCCCACCAACCGGCTTCG GCATGCCTCCCATGCCCCCCCTGGCTCCCATCTCTACTTCTCTGCCAGGCGTGCCCCCTCTCCCCCTGCCGCCTCTCCCCGTCGGAGTGTCTCCCCCGCTCGTCTCATCCGCCCCGCCGCCCCTCCCCCAGCCCATCGCCAACGGAGCTCCTCCCACAGGCATGATGCAGCCCATCTCAGGCTTCTCCCACCCAG CTTCCTCCGTCAACAAGTCTTCATCATTTAATCGTACAAGTACCAAGTTGCAGAAGGGGCCGTCCTTTGATGCTGCCAG TAGTCAGCCCCCCCTGGTTCCGGTTGATTGGGCTGTTCCTCAGTCCTCCAGGCTGAAGTACAGGCAGCTTTTTAACTCCCATGACAAGATGATGAGTGGACACCTCACCG GTCCCCAGGCTCGCACTATCCTGATGCAGTCCAGTCTTCCTCAGGGCCAGCTGGCCACGATATG GAGTCTATCAGATATCGACCAGGATGGAAAGCTAACAGCTGAGGAGTTTATCTTGGCCATGCACCTCATAGACATGGCTATGTCCGGTCTACCGCTACCCCCTGTGTTACCACCAGATTACCTCCCACCTACATTCAG GCGTGTACGTAGTGACAGTGTTCAGTCGGACCAGAAGAGCGtccaggaggaggtggaagaagAGACGGAAAGCAGCCAGGAAAAGAAACTACCAG TGACGTTCGAGGATAAGAAGAGGGAGAACTTCGAGCGAGGAAACCTGGAGTTGGAGAAGAGACGTCAGGCtctgcaggagcagcagaggaaagaaCAGGAGAGGCTGGCGGCgctggagagagaggaacaggAGAGAAAG GAGCGCGAGAGActggagcaggagaggagaCGACAACAGGAATTAGAAAAACAgctggagaaacagagagagctggagaggcagagagaagaagagagacgcAAAGAGATCGAGAGGAGAGAG GCTGCGAAGCGGGAGTTGGAGCGTCAGCGTCAGTTGGAGTGGGAGCGTCAACGTCGTCAGGAGCTCCTGACTCAAAgaaacagagagcaggagagtatCGTGCTGCTCAAAGCCAGGAAGAAGACCCTGGAGTTTGAACTGGAGGCTCTG AACGACAAGAAGACGCAGTTGGAGGGTAAACTGAAGGACGTCCGGTTTCGTTTGTCCGCTCAGAGGAAAGAGGTGGAGCAGACCAATCAGACCAGGGAAACACGCATCGCTGAAATCACACTGTTACAACAGCAGCTGCAA gACTCCCAGCAGTGGTTGGGGAGGCTAATTCCTGATAAACAGAGTCTCAACGACCAGCTGAAACAGGTTCAACAGAACAGCCTCCAAC GTGATAGTCTGTCATCCCTGCAGAAGGCCGTGGAGCAGAAGGagaccagcagacagcagctcagaGAACAGCTGGATGCTGTGGAGAGAGAAACCAGGGCCAAACTGCTAGAAATAGATGCTTTCAACACCCAGCTGAAG GAGCTGAGGGAAATCCACAGCcggcagcagagacagaaacagaaggaGCTGGAAggagacgcacacacactgacacacacacacactcacatacacaccccGAGCGAGAGAAAGTCTGCTGAACTGCAGGAAAGCAG gtTGTCATCAGAGGAAAGCGTAGCCTGGAGGGATGAAGCTGGAGGCTCCGTCCCAAAAGCTCCTAGCCCCGCCACCAGCTCCGCGCCACACGCCTGGCTAAACAGAGTGACtcaagaagaggaggagaggaagaggagagggatggaggaggaggacgaaggCCGGAAGGGAGCGGGATCAGTAGAAGAGAAGGAGGACGAGGGGAAAGGGAAGAAAGACATGCAGGAGAAACTGACCAAGTTATTCAGCCAGCCGAGCGACCCCTGGActtcagcag TAGAAAAGGCTCCGGTACCCAATCTGTTTGACCAGAAGGCTCCAGTCAGCAGCTtcgaccagcagcagcagccggtgAAGGTGGTCTACTACAGGGCTCTTTATCCATTCGACGCTCGCAGCCATGACGAGATCAGTATCGCCCCTGGAGATGTAATCATG GTGGATGAGTCGCAGACAGGAGAGCCTGGTTGGCTGGGAGGAGAGCTCAGGGGGCGGACCGGTTGGTTTCCGGCCAATTACGCAGAACGGATACCCGACAGCGAAGCTCCGATCAGCCTGCGATCCACAGCCTCTGCAACCCCGACCTCAGCCCAGCAGCCAATGAGCACGCCTCCCCCAGCACCTGGACAGACCTCCTCCTCCGCATCCTCCGCCAACAGTAACTGGGCCGACTTCAGCACCAC TTGGCCCTCAAAtacagccagccaatcagacagCGAGGGATGGGACGCCTGGCCGACCTCTTCAACCAGTCAGAATCCATCGCTCAGCGTTCCCTCGGCGCAGCTACGGCAACGCTCCGCCTTCACACCCGCCACCATGACGACAggctcctctccttctcctgtgCTGGGACAG GGGGAGAAGGTGGAGGGTCTTCAGGCTCAGGCCTTGTATCCCTGGAGAGCCAAGAAGGACAACCACCTCAACTTCAACAAAAACGAG ATAATAACCGTGTTGGAGCAGCAGGACATGTGGTGGTTAGGAGAACTGCAGACCGGACAAAGAGGCTGGTTCCCCAAAAGTTACGTCAAGCTCATCTCTGCCACTATGGCGGCCCCAGCCGGCGCCACGCCACGCAGCAAAAACCCTAG TGAATCTGGAGTGTCAGAAAGTCCACCCAATGGAAAACGCCCCTCGCCTTCCCCGACCAAACCCTCCGAGTCTGGAGAAG AGTACATAGCCATGTACACCTACGAGAGCAGTGAACAGGGCGACCTGAGTTTCCAGCAAGGAGATATCGTCATGGTGACCAGGAAAGAAGGGGATTGGTGGACGGGCATGGTCGGGGGCAAGACCGGAGTCTTCCCGTCCAATTACGTCAAACCGCGGGACTCATCCTCAGAG TCTTTGGGACCAGCAGGGAAGACGGGCAGCCTGGGGAAGAAACCAGGTAAGCGTTCAG AGATTGCTCAGGTCATCGCCCCCTACAGTGCAACAGGAGCAGAGCAGCTGACGTTAGCTCCAGGACAGCTCATCCTCATCAGGAAAAAGAACCCAGGGGGCTGGTGGGAGGGTGAGCTCCAG GCCCGGGGGAAAAAGCGTCAGATAGGTTGGTTCCCGGCCAACTACGTGAAGCTGCTCAGTCCCAGCACCAGCAAGACCACACCCACAGAGCCCACCCCTCCTAAACTGGCTCCTGCCAGCACAG CTCTGTGTCAGGTGATCGGCATGTACGACTACGTGGCTCAGAACGACGACGAGCTGGCCTTCATGAAGGGTCAGGTGATCACAGTGCTCAACAAGGACGACTGCGATTGGTGGAAAGGAGAGCTCAACGGGAGAGAGGGTCTGTTTCCTAGCAACTACGTCAAACTCACAACGGACACTGACCCGAGCACACAGT GA